The Oscillatoria sp. FACHB-1407 genome window below encodes:
- the devC gene encoding ABC transporter permease DevC, with protein MLQTLTKKTPLAWLLLTKQKARLTVAIAGIAFADILMFVQMGFQGALFDAATKPYRELDADLVIANPQFQTLFAVRSSPRERLYQAAGVDEVASVNPLYIGSAQWRNPETLQSRTILVWGFDPGSPVFQSAEINQRLDQIKPLNQVLFDRAGRPEYGAIAQRFEQSGSFEAQLNNKQVQVSGVFTMGSSFAADGNVVVSDSTFLNLFPERTPDQIEVGLIRLEPGADVEAVRQQIDAILPDDVMVLTPDGFADIEKGYWANGTGIGFIFGLGTVIGFIVGIVIVYQILYSDVSDHLPEFATLKAMGYSDRYLLIVLMQESLILALIGFVPSLFLATGLYQIVYGATLLPIGMKVDRAIAVLLLTIIMCVASGAVAMRKLRSADPADIF; from the coding sequence ATGTTGCAAACTTTGACCAAGAAAACACCGCTAGCGTGGCTTCTGCTGACCAAGCAAAAAGCACGACTGACAGTGGCGATCGCCGGAATTGCCTTTGCAGACATCCTCATGTTTGTGCAGATGGGCTTTCAAGGAGCGTTGTTTGATGCAGCGACTAAGCCCTACCGAGAACTGGATGCAGACCTGGTGATTGCCAATCCCCAATTTCAAACGCTGTTTGCCGTTCGCAGTTCTCCCCGTGAGCGGCTCTATCAGGCAGCAGGGGTCGATGAAGTTGCGTCTGTTAATCCGCTCTATATCGGATCGGCTCAATGGCGTAACCCTGAAACCTTGCAGAGTCGCACCATTTTGGTGTGGGGATTTGATCCCGGTAGCCCGGTGTTTCAATCCGCAGAAATTAATCAAAGGTTAGATCAGATTAAACCGCTGAATCAGGTGTTGTTTGACCGCGCAGGACGACCGGAATATGGGGCGATCGCCCAACGGTTTGAGCAAAGTGGTTCCTTTGAGGCTCAACTCAACAACAAGCAGGTGCAGGTCAGCGGAGTATTTACGATGGGGTCATCCTTTGCTGCCGATGGTAATGTTGTCGTCAGCGATTCGACCTTCCTCAACCTGTTCCCCGAACGTACGCCTGACCAGATCGAAGTGGGACTGATCCGCCTGGAGCCCGGAGCCGATGTGGAAGCCGTACGTCAGCAGATCGACGCCATCCTCCCCGACGATGTGATGGTGCTGACTCCCGACGGATTTGCTGATATTGAAAAAGGCTACTGGGCAAATGGTACGGGCATCGGTTTCATCTTTGGGTTGGGAACGGTGATTGGCTTCATCGTTGGCATCGTCATCGTGTACCAAATTCTCTATTCCGATGTGTCCGATCACCTGCCTGAGTTCGCTACTTTGAAGGCAATGGGATATAGCGATCGCTACCTCCTCATTGTGTTGATGCAAGAGTCCCTCATCCTCGCTCTGATTGGCTTTGTTCCCAGTCTTTTTCTGGCTACCGGACTTTACCAAATTGTCTACGGCGCAACACTCCTCCCCATTGGCATGAAAGTTGATCGGGCGATCGCTGTCCTCCTCCTCACCATCATCATGTGCGTTGCCTCCGGTGCAGTCGCCATGCGAAAACTGCGGAGTGCCGACCCTGCCGATATTTTTTAA
- a CDS encoding ABC exporter membrane fusion protein codes for MQHTLKLPNRRLMTLLFMATTITGGITVYGISAINQAKESTAQSVEVTPDSRSISALGRLEPATEVIQLAAPMTLDGDRLAELRVKEGDRVETGQIIAVLSSRDRLQNAVQQAQEEVRQAQARLAQVRAGAKTGEVQAQQAAIVRLRAELNGARGVQAATLARLEAEYQNAQVEYNRYQQLYQEGAVSQSTLDSRRLTAVTAEKQLREAQENQNRTLETLEAQLQEATATLDRIAEVRPVDVQVAQTEVDGAIAALTQAQTDLEQAYIRAPIAGQVLKIHTRPGEKLSESGIADLGQTDQMEVVAEVYQSDIGNIQPGQTAIVTGQGFSGELQGTVSQVGWQVSRQNTFSNQPGENLDRRVVEVRIALTPAASRQVAQLTNMQVQVKIQP; via the coding sequence ATGCAACACACCCTAAAACTACCAAATCGTCGGCTGATGACCCTGCTATTCATGGCTACGACGATTACCGGAGGTATCACAGTCTACGGCATCTCAGCCATCAACCAGGCAAAGGAGAGTACGGCGCAATCCGTTGAAGTCACTCCAGACAGTCGCTCTATCAGTGCTTTAGGGCGGTTAGAACCTGCCACTGAAGTCATCCAATTAGCTGCACCAATGACGCTAGATGGCGATCGCCTTGCAGAACTGCGGGTGAAAGAGGGCGATCGCGTCGAAACAGGGCAGATTATTGCCGTCTTGAGTTCACGCGATCGCCTCCAAAATGCAGTGCAACAGGCGCAGGAAGAGGTACGGCAAGCACAGGCGCGGTTGGCACAGGTACGGGCTGGAGCCAAAACCGGGGAGGTACAAGCACAACAGGCCGCGATTGTACGTCTCCGGGCAGAACTGAACGGAGCACGCGGAGTACAGGCTGCAACTCTGGCTCGATTAGAAGCGGAATATCAAAACGCTCAAGTTGAGTACAACCGATATCAACAGTTGTATCAGGAAGGGGCTGTGTCACAGTCTACGTTAGACAGTCGTCGTTTGACGGCTGTGACTGCCGAGAAGCAATTGCGAGAAGCGCAGGAAAATCAGAACCGCACGCTAGAAACCCTGGAAGCCCAACTCCAGGAAGCTACTGCAACCCTGGATCGCATTGCCGAAGTGCGCCCGGTAGATGTACAGGTAGCGCAGACCGAAGTAGATGGGGCGATCGCGGCTCTTACTCAGGCGCAAACCGATTTAGAGCAAGCCTATATTCGTGCCCCCATTGCCGGACAAGTTCTGAAAATCCACACTCGCCCCGGTGAGAAGCTGAGCGAGAGCGGTATCGCTGATTTGGGACAAACAGATCAGATGGAAGTCGTTGCTGAAGTGTATCAATCTGACATCGGTAACATCCAACCCGGACAAACTGCGATTGTGACCGGGCAGGGCTTTTCAGGTGAATTGCAGGGCACTGTATCTCAGGTGGGTTGGCAGGTGAGCCGTCAAAACACCTTTAGCAACCAACCCGGAGAGAACCTCGATCGCCGCGTGGTAGAAGTTCGCATTGCCCTTACGCCTGCGGCTAGTCGTCAGGTGGCACAACTGACCAATATGCAGGTGCAGGTCAAGATTCAACCGTGA
- a CDS encoding TetR/AcrR family transcriptional regulator, protein MPKIIDHDQYRKELLSQCFDLFAEKGYAAITMRQIAQGLKVSTGTLYHYFPSKEVLFEQMVREMTLRDIRSAVIETHQKTSTLERISAIFQFIERHEDYFIKQNLLMVEFYQQQKRDGSDRLSLFSQIWKDHEQEISDLVAIKDRNLLELLGCFIDGLLLHRMFDPEEFTFQKPVQLIMTMLKLYLDQHPESV, encoded by the coding sequence ATGCCCAAAATCATTGACCACGACCAATATCGCAAGGAGTTATTGAGCCAATGCTTTGACCTGTTTGCCGAGAAAGGATACGCCGCTATTACCATGCGGCAGATTGCTCAGGGGTTAAAGGTGTCTACAGGAACGCTTTACCACTACTTTCCCAGTAAGGAAGTGTTATTTGAGCAGATGGTTCGAGAAATGACGCTACGAGATATTCGCAGTGCAGTCATCGAAACTCACCAGAAGACATCAACATTAGAGCGCATCAGTGCCATCTTCCAGTTCATCGAGAGGCACGAAGACTATTTCATTAAACAGAACCTGCTGATGGTGGAGTTTTACCAGCAGCAAAAGCGAGATGGCAGCGATCGCCTCTCTCTCTTCTCCCAAATTTGGAAAGACCATGAACAGGAGATTAGTGACCTGGTAGCCATCAAAGATAGAAACCTGCTGGAACTGCTGGGGTGCTTCATTGACGGCTTGTTATTACACCGAATGTTTGACCCTGAGGAATTCACCTTTCAAAAACCCGTTCAACTCATCATGACCATGCTGAAACTTTATCTAGACCAGCATCCTGAATCGGTCTAA
- a CDS encoding TetR/AcrR family transcriptional regulator yields MTQSITTTTSRRRTTHGQQTRQTILKVAVDVASIEGLEGLSIGRLASELGMSKSGLFAHFGSKEELQLAVIDTAREIFAAEVIQPAYSAQPGIARLEALMTAWLSYGERKVFRGGCFFAAVAVEFDSRPGVVRDRIAELIQQWLETVSQIIQEAKDLGEVTPDVDAAQLAFELHTTLWGANGLLQLLNNEQIVTQTKTAITQRLQRIKLPKPLEG; encoded by the coding sequence ATGACTCAATCCATCACCACTACAACGTCGCGTCGCCGCACAACCCATGGGCAACAGACCCGCCAAACTATTTTGAAAGTAGCGGTTGATGTTGCTTCGATCGAAGGGCTAGAAGGGCTGTCCATCGGTCGTTTGGCGAGTGAACTGGGCATGAGCAAAAGCGGGCTGTTTGCTCATTTTGGGTCTAAGGAGGAACTGCAACTGGCGGTGATCGATACGGCGCGGGAGATTTTTGCCGCAGAAGTGATTCAACCGGCTTACTCCGCCCAACCGGGAATTGCTCGTTTAGAAGCCCTGATGACTGCCTGGTTGTCCTATGGAGAAAGGAAGGTATTTCGAGGGGGATGCTTCTTTGCGGCTGTTGCTGTCGAGTTTGATAGCCGACCGGGAGTTGTGCGCGATCGCATTGCCGAGTTGATACAGCAATGGTTAGAAACGGTCAGCCAGATTATTCAGGAAGCAAAGGACTTGGGAGAAGTTACCCCAGACGTAGACGCAGCCCAACTGGCATTTGAACTGCACACAACATTGTGGGGGGCGAACGGACTGCTGCAACTACTGAATAATGAACAAATCGTGACTCAGACAAAGACGGCTATTACCCAACGATTGCAGCGAATAAAATTGCCAAAACCGCTTGAAGGGTAA
- the msrA gene encoding peptide-methionine (S)-S-oxide reductase MsrA, with protein MEIATFGAGCFWGVEAAFRKMKGVVSTSVGYMGGHFDNPCYLDVLSRITGHAEVCQVTYDPSLVSYDELLILFWSIHDPTSLNRQGADRGEQYRSVIFYHTTEQAERARRSKEWLDRSGKYDKPIVTQIQAASQYWLATEEHQQYLEKKQRQRAEFG; from the coding sequence ATGGAGATAGCGACATTTGGAGCCGGATGTTTTTGGGGAGTGGAAGCTGCCTTTCGGAAAATGAAAGGGGTTGTATCCACATCAGTCGGTTATATGGGCGGACATTTTGACAATCCCTGCTACCTGGATGTGTTATCGCGCATCACAGGACATGCTGAAGTCTGCCAGGTCACCTACGACCCATCTTTGGTCAGTTACGACGAGTTGCTCATACTTTTTTGGAGCATTCATGACCCAACTAGCCTCAATCGCCAGGGCGCAGACCGGGGAGAGCAATACCGCTCCGTCATCTTCTATCACACAACCGAACAAGCCGAGAGAGCAAGACGATCTAAAGAGTGGCTCGATCGCTCTGGAAAGTATGACAAACCAATCGTCACGCAAATTCAAGCAGCCTCCCAGTATTGGTTAGCCACGGAGGAACATCAGCAATATTTGGAGAAGAAACAGCGACAAAGGGCGGAATTTGGTTAA
- a CDS encoding PAS domain S-box protein, giving the protein MSVYQQFFPYIVSIASTAVALFLSLWLDDIIFRTVGALFYVAIAISTWYGGLKPGIVASVLSLLAIHYYFFSPLHQFPSESAHHALRLLLVALVSVIITLLSSNLRQSRQKVERLSRKLIEESSDRLRTVLNAAQMGMWDWDLLTGEIIWSPEHEQLFGLSPGSFDGKYETFARCVHPDDLGGIGDAVTYSLQHNVAYHHEYRIIWADGSIHWVEGRGRAFYNDEGQPVRMSGTIMAIDQRKQTEEALRQSEAHQRALIKAIPDLIMRINRTGLYLEFVASPNFRIVGTISTMVGSHIFDVLPPDLAQKYMDSIQEALDTKSVQVYEQTLLIDGITQIEEVRIVPYGEDEVLALVQDISDRKQAEERLRDISDRLNLAVQSVRGAIWDWDVVNDHLLWDERAYELYGVQHSNVRETYATWEARIHPDDVIPCHILTQQALAGEAKYQTEFRAVLPDGTIRYIESHAVVERDPDGRPLRMIGMDLDISDRKQTEFALHQSEQTNRTIMETIPDLLIQMDRRGYYSSMSGGGKVRVQYPPKSSSEPTVYSVLSPELAEQRLYYANQAIESSSLQIYEQIFNTNGEERYEEVRIAPLNEQEVLVMIRDITDRKQAETALKRLVESTAAVTGKDFFSTLAQQLMLALKVQYVLITKVGGDHLQTLAYWKDGKPQADMIFAITDIPGCDAVTEHERLYCPKDFQQHFSNYSLAQALQVDSYLGIPLVSTSNQKLGNICIMDNKPMHDIQLAEAFLRIFATRAAAELERQQATEALEQLNQELEAHVEERTAALRQSEAELSAIFNQAAVGISLATPDGQYLKVNQKLCDILGYTQQELLTKTFKDLCHPEDVNKGEEGWQQLRTRAIDSFSIEKRCLHKNGRIVWVNLTASLVGQPTSELDYSIGVVEDISDRKRAEESLQQSEERFRTVFDCAPIAISLVKIDTYEVFRVNAAHRQIFGYSEAELATMFLADLSHPDDLEKDVAQVERMVRGEIAGFQMEKRFITKSGNVILSDMTVALIRDSDGHPLYSMAMIEDITERKQSEMLLKAQQEFLRRLIDTVPNLIFVKDWEGRFTLVNQATANLYNTSIQNLIGKTDADFNPNEVEIEQSLAVDREVMTTMTLKVLEETFTTADGQQRYFQTIKTPIQSANGHFKEVLGVATDISDRQQIEIALRQSEEQLRASLEEKNVLLQEIHHRVKNNLQTISSLLRLQANTISDPMVLELLKESQSRVQSMALIHEKLYQSPNFARINVAEYIRELTQYLFSTYLTNANSIRPHITVDSIEIDIHIANPIGLILNELLTNALKYAFPNQQTGIISIQFHCNTSSQYCLTVADNGIGLPEDLDIYTTRSLGLKLVQILTRQLGGILEVNRDRGTCFTLAFSTCTKTT; this is encoded by the coding sequence ATGAGCGTATACCAACAATTTTTTCCTTATATTGTGTCGATCGCGTCTACAGCCGTTGCTCTGTTCTTAAGTCTTTGGCTAGACGATATTATTTTCCGCACGGTTGGCGCACTCTTTTACGTTGCGATCGCCATTAGTACCTGGTATGGCGGACTTAAACCCGGAATCGTTGCGTCCGTCCTCTCTCTGCTTGCTATTCACTATTATTTTTTTTCACCGCTCCATCAGTTCCCCTCTGAGAGTGCCCATCATGCCCTCCGTCTGCTGTTAGTCGCATTGGTATCCGTGATCATTACGCTGTTAAGCAGTAACCTGCGGCAGAGCCGACAAAAAGTTGAGCGACTCAGCCGTAAATTAATTGAGGAAAGTAGCGATCGCCTGCGAACGGTTCTCAATGCTGCTCAGATGGGCATGTGGGATTGGGATTTGCTCACAGGAGAAATTATTTGGTCACCAGAGCATGAGCAGTTGTTCGGTCTATCTCCAGGGTCGTTTGACGGCAAGTATGAAACCTTTGCTCGTTGTGTTCATCCAGACGATCTCGGCGGAATCGGTGACGCCGTCACCTACTCCCTTCAACATAACGTTGCTTACCACCACGAATATCGAATTATCTGGGCAGATGGCAGCATCCACTGGGTTGAGGGACGGGGACGTGCCTTCTACAACGACGAGGGGCAACCCGTGCGCATGAGTGGAACGATCATGGCAATCGACCAGCGTAAACAAACCGAAGAAGCCTTACGACAAAGTGAAGCCCACCAACGAGCCTTAATTAAGGCAATTCCAGATCTGATCATGCGAATCAACCGAACAGGGCTTTATCTCGAATTTGTAGCTTCTCCTAATTTTCGGATAGTGGGCACGATTTCCACGATGGTAGGAAGCCATATTTTTGATGTTCTACCGCCTGATCTTGCCCAAAAATACATGGATTCTATCCAGGAAGCCCTCGACACCAAATCGGTTCAAGTTTATGAACAAACCCTGTTGATTGATGGCATCACTCAAATCGAAGAAGTTCGGATTGTTCCCTATGGAGAGGACGAAGTTCTCGCCTTAGTGCAAGATATTAGCGATCGCAAACAAGCAGAAGAGCGTTTGCGAGACATATCAGATCGGCTCAATCTGGCAGTGCAATCCGTCAGAGGAGCGATTTGGGATTGGGATGTGGTTAACGATCACTTACTTTGGGATGAGCGAGCGTATGAACTCTATGGTGTCCAACATTCGAATGTTCGGGAAACCTACGCCACGTGGGAAGCGAGAATTCATCCAGATGATGTCATCCCTTGTCACATATTGACTCAGCAAGCCCTGGCTGGTGAAGCCAAGTATCAGACAGAATTTCGCGCTGTTTTGCCGGATGGCACAATTCGTTATATTGAATCTCACGCTGTAGTGGAACGTGACCCAGATGGACGTCCTCTACGAATGATTGGAATGGATTTGGATATTAGCGATCGCAAACAAACTGAATTTGCCCTCCATCAGAGTGAGCAGACAAACCGCACCATCATGGAAACCATTCCCGATCTACTGATTCAGATGGATCGCAGGGGTTACTACAGTTCCATGTCGGGGGGCGGAAAGGTGCGTGTCCAATATCCACCGAAATCATCAAGTGAGCCAACCGTATACAGTGTTTTATCTCCCGAACTGGCTGAACAACGGCTCTATTACGCGAATCAAGCCATTGAGAGTAGCAGTTTGCAGATCTACGAACAAATTTTTAATACGAACGGTGAGGAACGCTACGAGGAAGTCCGGATTGCTCCACTCAACGAGCAGGAAGTTCTAGTCATGATTCGAGATATCACTGATCGCAAACAAGCAGAAACAGCTCTGAAAAGGTTGGTGGAAAGTACGGCTGCGGTCACGGGGAAAGACTTCTTCTCAACTCTGGCACAGCAATTGATGTTGGCACTCAAGGTGCAATACGTTCTCATCACCAAGGTCGGCGGTGATCACTTGCAAACTCTGGCGTATTGGAAAGATGGCAAACCTCAAGCTGATATGATCTTTGCCATAACTGATATACCCGGTTGTGATGCCGTTACGGAGCATGAACGCCTCTACTGCCCAAAGGATTTTCAACAACATTTTTCTAATTACTCTCTCGCGCAGGCTCTTCAAGTCGATAGCTATCTGGGTATTCCGTTAGTCAGCACAAGTAATCAAAAGCTCGGTAATATCTGCATCATGGACAACAAACCAATGCACGATATCCAATTAGCAGAAGCATTTTTACGCATCTTTGCAACAAGAGCAGCCGCAGAACTAGAGCGACAACAAGCCACTGAAGCCTTAGAACAGTTGAACCAGGAGCTAGAAGCCCATGTAGAAGAACGTACTGCTGCTCTACGTCAAAGTGAAGCAGAACTGAGTGCAATTTTTAATCAGGCTGCTGTTGGCATTAGCCTCGCAACACCTGATGGACAATATCTCAAGGTCAATCAAAAGCTGTGTGATATTTTGGGTTATACCCAGCAGGAGTTGTTGACCAAGACATTTAAAGATCTTTGTCACCCAGAAGATGTCAACAAGGGCGAAGAAGGATGGCAACAACTCCGCACTAGAGCTATCGATTCTTTTTCAATTGAAAAGCGTTGTTTGCACAAAAATGGTCGTATCGTCTGGGTTAATTTGACAGCTTCTCTGGTGGGTCAGCCGACTAGCGAACTTGATTACTCGATTGGGGTCGTGGAGGATATCAGCGATCGCAAACGAGCAGAAGAATCGTTACAGCAGAGTGAGGAGCGGTTTCGCACAGTTTTTGACTGTGCACCGATTGCCATCAGCCTGGTCAAGATAGACACCTATGAAGTGTTTAGGGTAAATGCGGCTCATCGTCAAATTTTTGGGTACAGCGAGGCTGAGTTGGCAACCATGTTCCTCGCAGATTTGTCTCATCCAGATGATTTAGAAAAAGACGTTGCTCAAGTTGAGCGAATGGTTCGAGGCGAGATCGCTGGCTTTCAAATGGAGAAGCGATTCATCACGAAAAGTGGAAATGTGATTTTGAGTGATATGACTGTAGCACTCATTCGTGATTCAGACGGACATCCGCTTTATAGTATGGCAATGATTGAGGACATCACTGAGCGCAAACAATCCGAAATGTTGTTAAAAGCCCAGCAGGAGTTTCTCCGTCGCCTGATTGATACCGTTCCCAATCTGATTTTTGTGAAGGATTGGGAGGGACGATTTACACTGGTGAATCAGGCAACCGCCAACCTCTACAACACTTCAATTCAAAACTTGATTGGTAAAACTGATGCCGATTTCAACCCAAACGAAGTAGAAATCGAACAATCTCTGGCAGTCGATCGAGAAGTGATGACTACCATGACTCTCAAAGTTTTAGAAGAAACCTTCACAACGGCTGACGGTCAACAACGATACTTTCAGACGATTAAAACTCCAATTCAGTCTGCAAATGGACATTTCAAGGAAGTTTTGGGAGTTGCCACAGATATTAGCGATCGCCAACAAATTGAGATCGCATTACGACAAAGTGAAGAACAACTTCGAGCCTCTCTGGAGGAAAAAAATGTTTTATTGCAAGAGATTCACCATCGAGTGAAAAATAATCTGCAAACCATATCCAGTCTTCTGCGGTTACAAGCTAACACAATCAGCGATCCAATGGTCTTAGAGTTACTCAAAGAGAGCCAGAGCCGGGTGCAGTCTATGGCTTTAATTCATGAAAAGCTTTATCAATCTCCAAACTTCGCACGAATTAATGTCGCTGAGTATATTCGTGAGTTAACTCAATATCTGTTTAGTACTTATCTAACTAACGCTAACTCTATTCGCCCCCACATCACAGTCGATTCAATTGAGATTGATATTCATATTGCCAACCCGATTGGATTGATCTTGAATGAGCTACTGACAAATGCTTTAAAGTACGCTTTTCCCAATCAACAAACTGGTATCATTTCCATCCAATTTCACTGTAATACTTCCAGTCAATATTGTTTGACTGTGGCTGATAATGGCATTGGCTTGCCAGAAGATTTGGATATCTATACGACGCGATCGCTAGGGTTAAAGTTAGTTCAGATCTTGACTCGACAACTCGGAGGCATCCTGGAGGTCAACCGTGATCGGGGAACGTGCTTTACGTTGGCGTTTTCCACCTGCACCAAAACCACTTAG
- a CDS encoding efflux RND transporter periplasmic adaptor subunit, whose product MDGGLVQGLSEEESPTDVETIARANHDTRKRRDRWRLTAIAGLLLATGAVAIIPRWLSAQQQQTSPDAVGMPVKTMSATMVQSYTVTRFYTGQVTATRSSELGFERSGALVWVGVDRGDRVEAGDILARLDTQNQGAQLNQLRAQKAQAEAVLQELRNGPRPEVVATARSQVNDLQNQIALETLRRDRREYLHQEGAISREQLDEVAFNRSALQERLNAAKSQLAELENGTRSEQIAAQLAVVRQLDASIADLEITIAKSTLRAPFAGVIGERRLDEGTVVNAGQAIVRLVEGDLPEVEVGVPVEAIPQLTPGSTQVLQVGEIRYFATVLAIEPEVNPTTRTRTVVLAVNNADLVSLAPNQVTRLEMTQEVSTTGFWLPTTALTPGDRGLWSCFVVVDGKLERRDVEVLHTETDRVLVRGLLQSGDQVVTEGVQRLVPGQVVQVL is encoded by the coding sequence ATGGATGGTGGACTGGTTCAAGGTTTGTCCGAAGAGGAATCCCCTACAGACGTTGAAACGATAGCCCGTGCAAATCATGACACTCGGAAGCGGCGCGATCGCTGGAGACTAACAGCAATTGCCGGACTGCTACTGGCTACTGGAGCAGTCGCCATAATCCCACGATGGCTCTCGGCTCAGCAGCAACAAACTTCCCCCGATGCGGTTGGAATGCCCGTGAAAACGATGTCAGCAACCATGGTGCAGTCCTATACCGTCACCCGCTTCTACACGGGTCAGGTAACAGCTACTCGCTCTAGTGAGCTTGGGTTTGAACGCTCTGGTGCATTAGTTTGGGTAGGCGTCGATCGGGGCGATCGCGTCGAGGCAGGTGATATTTTGGCGCGTCTAGATACCCAGAATCAAGGTGCTCAGTTAAATCAACTGCGGGCACAAAAAGCCCAGGCGGAAGCCGTATTGCAAGAATTACGCAATGGTCCTCGACCGGAGGTGGTTGCTACCGCTCGATCTCAGGTCAATGATCTGCAAAATCAGATAGCCCTGGAAACCCTTCGCCGCGATCGCCGAGAATACCTGCATCAAGAAGGCGCGATTTCCAGAGAGCAATTGGATGAAGTTGCCTTTAACCGTAGTGCTCTCCAGGAGCGATTAAACGCGGCTAAAAGTCAATTAGCAGAGCTAGAAAATGGGACGCGATCGGAGCAAATCGCAGCCCAACTTGCTGTAGTTCGACAATTGGATGCCAGCATCGCGGATCTGGAGATCACGATCGCCAAAAGTACATTGAGAGCACCCTTTGCAGGTGTGATCGGTGAGCGACGATTGGATGAAGGAACGGTTGTGAATGCAGGGCAGGCGATCGTTCGTTTGGTGGAGGGGGATTTACCGGAGGTGGAAGTCGGTGTTCCCGTTGAGGCTATTCCTCAACTCACCCCTGGTAGCACGCAGGTTCTTCAAGTGGGTGAAATTCGCTATTTCGCGACCGTGCTTGCAATTGAACCGGAGGTCAACCCCACCACGCGCACGCGCACGGTTGTACTGGCGGTCAATAACGCGGATTTAGTCAGCCTTGCTCCCAATCAAGTAACCCGCTTAGAGATGACCCAAGAGGTTTCCACGACTGGATTTTGGCTGCCAACGACTGCCTTAACTCCGGGCGATCGCGGCTTATGGTCTTGCTTTGTGGTGGTTGACGGCAAACTAGAACGGCGCGATGTGGAAGTTTTGCATACGGAAACTGACCGTGTGTTGGTACGGGGGTTGTTGCAATCGGGCGATCAGGTTGTTACGGAAGGTGTGCAGCGGCTCGTCCCTGGTCAGGTTGTCCAAGTCCTTTAA